From the Ralstonia wenshanensis genome, the window ACGTACCTCGGCAACGGCCTGAGCGGTCCCGGCGGCATCTCGGGCCTGGTGGGCGATTCGGGCTGGAACAACTCGATCATGTACTCCACGCCGGACTTCAACGGCCTGACCGCCAACTTCATCTACGGCGCGGGTGAGCAAGCCGGCCATAACGGCCAGAACAAGTGGGGCGGCAACTTCCTGTACTTCCATGGCAACTTCGCGGCCACGGCAGCCTTCCAGCAAGTGCGCTTCGACGGTGCGCCGGGTGACCTGAACGCGCTGGTGGCAGGCTTCTCGCGCCAGTCGGCGGCGCAACTGGGCGCCACGTACGACTTTGGCGTGGCCAAGGTCTACGGCCAGTACCAGTACATCAAGAACGCCATCAACTCGGGCGACGCGAAGAGCAACGGCGGCCAACTGGGCGTGTCGGTGCCTGTGGGCCCGGGCAGCATCCTGGCGTCGTACGCGTACACGAAGACCTCGGGTGCGGCTGACGTGAAGCGCAACACGTGGGCAGTGGGCTACGACTACTCGCTGTCCAAGCGCACCGATGTGTACGCCGCGTACATGCGCGACAAGGTGACGAACCTGAGCTCGGCCGACACCTTCGGCGTGGGCATCCGCGCAAAGTTCTAAGCAGTCGGCAGCAAAGAAAAACGGCGCCTGGATTTTCCCCAGGCGCCGTTTTCTTTTGGGCCGCCAACCTTCAGCGGCCCAAATACCGGATCAAACGATCAACGCGTAGCCGACACGTCTGCCACCGCCAGCGCCGTCATGTTGACGATGCGGCGCGATGTGGCCGACGGGTTCAGGATGTGCACCGGCTTGGCCGCGCCCAGCAGGATCGGGCCCACCGTCACGCCCTGCCCGCCCGTGATCTTGAGCAGGTTGAACGCGATGTTGGCGGCGTCGAGGGACGGCATCACCAGCAGGTTGGCGCTGCCGGAGAACGCGCTCTTCGGCAGGAAGTGGTGGCGGATATCTTCCGACAACGCCGCGTCGCCCTGGATTTCGCCTTCCACCTGCAGATCCGGTGCTTCGGTCTTCAGCAGGTCATACGCAGCGCGCATGCGGCGGGCCGAGGCGTTTTTCGACGAGCCGAACATCGAGTGCGACAGCATCGCCACCTTCGGCTCCTGGCCGAAACGGCGCACTTCTTCTGCCGCCAGCTTGGTGATATCGGCCAGCTCTTCTGCGCTCGGCATCTCGTTGACGAACGTATCGGTGATGAACAGCGTGTGCTTCTCCAGCATCAGGCCGTTCATGGCCGCGAACACCTTAGCGTTCGGGGCCAGGCCGATCACGTCGCGCACGTGTTCCAGATGGGCGTCAAAGCGGCCGACCGTGCCGCACAGCAGCGCATCGGCATCACCCAGACGCACCAGCAGTGCGCCGATCAGCGTGTTCGAACGGCGCAGCGCCGACTTCGCCATGTCCGGCGTCACGCCGTTGCGGCCCATCAGCTCGTGGTAAGCGGTGTGGTACTGGTGATAGCGGCGATCGTCTTCCGGGTCCACCAGCTCGAAGTGCACGCCCGGCTTCAGGCGCAGGCCCGCCTTCTGGATGCGCATTTCGATCACGTGCGGGCGGCCGATCAGGATCGGCTTGGCCAGGCCTTCATCGACCACCGTCTGCACGGCGCGCAGCACGCGCTCTTCTTCACCTTCGGCGTACACGACGCGCTTCGGGTTGGCCTTGGCGGCCGAGAACACCGGGCGCATGGTCAGGCCCGTGTGATACACGAAGTCGCTCAGTTGGGCGCGATACGCATCCAGATCCTTGATCGGGCGCGTGGCCACGCCGGACTCTTCCGCGGCCTTGGCGACGGCCGGCGCGATCTTCTCGATCAGGCGCGAATCGAACGGCTTCGGGATGATGTAATCGGGGCCGAAGGTCAGGTCCTGCCCGGCGTAAGCCTGGGCCACGGCGTCGTTCGTTTCGGCTTCCGTCAGTTCCGCGATGGCCTTCACGCATGCCAGCTTCATCTCTTCCGTGATCTTGGTGGCGCCGCAATCGAGCGCACCACGGAAGATGTACGGGAAGCACAGCACGTTGTTGACCTGGTTCGGGTAGTCCGAACGGCCCGTGGCGATGATGCAGTCCGGCCGCGCGGCCTTGGCCACTTCCGGGCGGATTTCCGGCTCGGGGTTGGCCAGCGCCAGGATGATCGGCTTCGGACCCATGGTCTTGACCATGTCGGCGGTCAGCACGCCGGCGGCCGAGCAGCCCAGGAACACGTCTGCATCGCGCACGATGTCGGCCAGCGTACGGGCCGAGGTGTCCTGCGCGTAGCGCGCCTTGTTCGCCTCCATCTTGGCGTCGCGACCAACGTAGATCACGCCCTTGGAATCGACCACGTAGACGTTCTCACGCTTGACGCCCAGGCCCACCATCACGTCCAGGCAAGCAATGGCCGCGGCGCCCGCGCCCGACACGGCCACCTTCACGCTGCCGATGTCCTTGCCGACGACCTTCAAGCCGTTGAGCAGCGCCGCCGACGAGATGATCGCCGTGCCGTGCTGGTCATCGTGAAAAACGGGAATGTTCAGGCGGTCACGCAGCTTCTGCTCGATGTAGAAGCACTCCGGCGCCTTGATGTCTTCGAGGTTGATCCCGCCCAGCGTCGGCTCCAGCGAGGCAATGATGTCGACCAGCTTGTCCGGGTCGCGCTCGGCCAGCTCGATATCGAACACATCGACGCCGGCAAACTTCTTGAACAGGCACCCCTTGCCCTCCATCACTGGCTTGCTGGCCAGCGGGCCGATGTCGCCCAGGCCCAGCACAGCGGTGCCGTTGGTGATCACGCCGACGAGGTTGCCGCGCGAGGTGTACTCCGCCGCCAGCGACGGGTCTTGCTCAATCGCGGTACACGGATACGCCACGCCCGGCGAATACGCCAGCGACAGGTCGCGCTGGTTGATCAGCGCCTTGGTCGGGCGCACCTCAATCTTGCCGCGCGTGGGGGCGCGATGGTATTCAAACGCCGCGCGGCGCAGTTCGGCCTCGGCGCCTTGGTCTTGGGAATCCGGCGAGGCGTCGTGAAGCTTGTCGTTCATAGCAATGAATCCTGATGGGGAGTTCCGCAGATGAGGCGCACATGCGCTCAGGCAGAAACTCCCTGAGACGAAGTGGCGAAAAACAGTGGGAACAGAGAGAAACCGGGGGTGAGGCC encodes:
- a CDS encoding NADP-dependent malic enzyme, with amino-acid sequence MNDKLHDASPDSQDQGAEAELRRAAFEYHRAPTRGKIEVRPTKALINQRDLSLAYSPGVAYPCTAIEQDPSLAAEYTSRGNLVGVITNGTAVLGLGDIGPLASKPVMEGKGCLFKKFAGVDVFDIELAERDPDKLVDIIASLEPTLGGINLEDIKAPECFYIEQKLRDRLNIPVFHDDQHGTAIISSAALLNGLKVVGKDIGSVKVAVSGAGAAAIACLDVMVGLGVKRENVYVVDSKGVIYVGRDAKMEANKARYAQDTSARTLADIVRDADVFLGCSAAGVLTADMVKTMGPKPIILALANPEPEIRPEVAKAARPDCIIATGRSDYPNQVNNVLCFPYIFRGALDCGATKITEEMKLACVKAIAELTEAETNDAVAQAYAGQDLTFGPDYIIPKPFDSRLIEKIAPAVAKAAEESGVATRPIKDLDAYRAQLSDFVYHTGLTMRPVFSAAKANPKRVVYAEGEEERVLRAVQTVVDEGLAKPILIGRPHVIEMRIQKAGLRLKPGVHFELVDPEDDRRYHQYHTAYHELMGRNGVTPDMAKSALRRSNTLIGALLVRLGDADALLCGTVGRFDAHLEHVRDVIGLAPNAKVFAAMNGLMLEKHTLFITDTFVNEMPSAEELADITKLAAEEVRRFGQEPKVAMLSHSMFGSSKNASARRMRAAYDLLKTEAPDLQVEGEIQGDAALSEDIRHHFLPKSAFSGSANLLVMPSLDAANIAFNLLKITGGQGVTVGPILLGAAKPVHILNPSATSRRIVNMTALAVADVSATR
- a CDS encoding porin yields the protein MQSKFKRGVAALAVASALGAASAGAQAQSSVTLYGQVDAWAGATKSLGASDRAWGVNSGGMSTSYWGMKGSEDLGNGLKAIFTLEAFFRPDTGKSGRFDGDTFFARNSFVGLQSSTWGSIKLGRLTPPYFVSTILFNPFIDSYTFSPMVFHTYLGNGLSGPGGISGLVGDSGWNNSIMYSTPDFNGLTANFIYGAGEQAGHNGQNKWGGNFLYFHGNFAATAAFQQVRFDGAPGDLNALVAGFSRQSAAQLGATYDFGVAKVYGQYQYIKNAINSGDAKSNGGQLGVSVPVGPGSILASYAYTKTSGAADVKRNTWAVGYDYSLSKRTDVYAAYMRDKVTNLSSADTFGVGIRAKF